In Nocardioides marinus, one DNA window encodes the following:
- a CDS encoding carbon starvation CstA family protein: MSSLWLLFIGLAMLAGGYLLYAKFLGERIYRLDQAYPTPAHEMHDGVDFVPTNKFVLWGHHFTSVAGAAPIVGPAVAVIWGWLPAFLWVTLGTVFFAGMHDMGALWASTRNRGRSMGMLSGRYIGARGRNLFLVVIFLLLLMVVAAFAVVIKNLLISTPSAVIPAWGAIVVALVVGQMIYRWRMNLLLTTVIGVTALYALILLGDAYPIELPASTLGMSPATFWIVALFVYAGIASLLPVWVLLQPRDYINGVQLFIGLGLLYGATLFSAPDLAAPAINGNVPEGTPSLVPLLFVTIACGAISGFHGMVSSGTSSKQLDKETDARFVGYFGAVGEGLLALGAIIAATAGYATLADWEAVYTEFNAGGVTAFVQGGGSILNAGLGIPTSLSATILATMAVLFAATTMDTGVRLQRFVVQEVGEVLGTRVDKYVGTAIVLVVAMGLTFSAGAGGEGGMRIWPLFGTTNQLLASLTLSIVAVILLRKKRNPLPALVPLVFVFVMSFYAAIVQLGTLREDEDWLLLGIDVVIIVAAVWVAVEAVLAMRAARSMPEETDAHDREAAAPESATR; this comes from the coding sequence ATGTCGTCGTTGTGGTTGTTGTTCATCGGGCTCGCCATGCTGGCGGGCGGCTACCTGCTCTACGCCAAGTTCCTCGGTGAGCGGATCTACCGGCTCGACCAGGCCTACCCGACACCGGCGCACGAGATGCACGACGGGGTCGACTTCGTGCCGACCAACAAGTTCGTGCTGTGGGGCCACCACTTCACCTCGGTCGCCGGCGCCGCCCCGATCGTCGGCCCTGCCGTCGCGGTGATCTGGGGCTGGCTCCCGGCGTTCCTCTGGGTCACGCTCGGCACCGTCTTCTTCGCCGGCATGCACGACATGGGCGCGCTGTGGGCCTCCACCCGCAACCGCGGCCGCTCGATGGGCATGCTCTCGGGTCGCTACATCGGGGCGCGCGGGCGCAACCTGTTCCTCGTCGTGATCTTCCTGCTGCTGCTCATGGTGGTCGCGGCCTTCGCGGTGGTCATCAAGAACCTGCTGATCTCGACCCCGAGCGCGGTCATCCCCGCCTGGGGCGCCATCGTCGTGGCCCTGGTCGTCGGGCAGATGATCTACCGCTGGCGGATGAACCTGCTGCTCACCACGGTCATCGGCGTCACCGCCCTCTACGCCCTGATCCTGCTCGGCGACGCGTACCCGATCGAGCTGCCCGCCTCCACCCTCGGGATGTCCCCGGCGACCTTCTGGATCGTCGCGCTGTTCGTCTACGCAGGCATCGCCTCGCTGCTGCCGGTCTGGGTGCTCCTGCAGCCGCGCGACTACATCAACGGCGTGCAGCTCTTCATCGGCCTGGGCCTGCTCTACGGCGCCACCCTGTTCTCGGCGCCCGACCTGGCCGCGCCCGCGATCAACGGCAACGTCCCCGAGGGCACCCCCAGCCTGGTGCCGCTGCTGTTCGTCACCATCGCCTGCGGCGCGATCTCCGGCTTCCACGGCATGGTCTCCTCCGGCACCAGCTCCAAGCAGCTGGACAAGGAGACCGACGCCCGGTTCGTCGGCTACTTCGGCGCTGTCGGCGAGGGCCTGCTGGCGCTCGGCGCGATCATCGCCGCCACCGCCGGCTACGCCACGCTCGCGGACTGGGAGGCGGTCTACACCGAGTTCAACGCCGGGGGAGTGACCGCCTTCGTCCAGGGCGGCGGCAGCATCCTCAACGCCGGCCTCGGCATCCCGACCTCCCTGTCGGCCACGATCCTCGCGACCATGGCGGTGCTCTTCGCCGCGACGACCATGGACACCGGCGTGCGCCTGCAGCGCTTCGTGGTCCAGGAGGTCGGTGAGGTCCTCGGCACCCGGGTCGACAAGTACGTCGGCACCGCGATCGTGCTCGTGGTCGCCATGGGACTGACCTTCTCGGCCGGCGCCGGTGGCGAGGGCGGCATGCGGATCTGGCCGCTCTTCGGCACCACCAACCAGCTGCTCGCGTCGCTGACGCTGTCGATCGTGGCGGTCATCCTGCTGCGCAAGAAGCGCAACCCGCTCCCCGCGCTGGTGCCCCTGGTCTTCGTGTTCGTCATGTCCTTCTACGCCGCGATCGTCCAGCTCGGCACGCTGCGCGAGGACGAGGACTGGCTGCTGCTCGGCATCGACGTCGTCATCATCGTCGCCGCCGTGTGGGTGGCGGTCGAGGCGGTGCTCGCGATGCGCGCGGCCCGGTCGATGCCGGAGGAGACCGACGCCCACGACCGGGAGGCCGCCGCCCCGGAGTCGGCCACGCGATGA
- a CDS encoding cory-CC-star protein translates to MGRWAAVRAGLEEFYAGPYRTTMRRARRDEDDLFMLVVLAEALGVPDPAAYWSAELLPATYEEFHAWHRRVGMERSPLDHVGCC, encoded by the coding sequence ATGGGTCGCTGGGCGGCGGTGCGCGCGGGGCTGGAGGAGTTCTACGCCGGCCCCTACCGCACCACCATGCGCCGGGCCCGCCGCGACGAGGACGACCTGTTCATGCTGGTCGTGCTGGCCGAGGCCCTCGGGGTGCCCGACCCTGCGGCGTACTGGTCGGCCGAGCTGCTGCCCGCGACCTACGAGGAGTTCCACGCCTGGCACCGCCGGGTGGGGATGGAGCGCTCGCCGTTGGACCACGTGGGGTGCTGTTGA
- a CDS encoding ArsA family ATPase, producing MSGRGDRGDPQLLLVSGKGGVGKTSVSCAVALKEARAGRRVLLVSTDPAHNLGHAWGAPLGDEPRRVLRDAGHVDAVEIDPALTVQRHLRTVGETLRRMLPERMHAPAQQHLDLAREAPGTHESAVLERLAELVVGACHPSSAYDVVVVDTAPTGHTLRLMALPERLTSWTEALLANRDRSERFGAALRGLGAGEEHVDRDAELRRVLLRRRDRFAALHELLVDPARAGFWLVTTAERLPVAETQALHTQLRALGIPVRRLLVNRRSPADGAVLTARRAVEEQHLAVLREAVPGVPLTEVPLLPGDLTGETALAALAEHLGG from the coding sequence TTGAGCGGCAGGGGTGACCGCGGGGACCCGCAGCTGCTGCTGGTCTCGGGCAAGGGCGGCGTCGGCAAGACGTCGGTCTCGTGCGCGGTCGCCCTGAAGGAGGCCCGGGCCGGGCGGCGGGTGCTGCTGGTCTCCACCGACCCGGCGCACAACCTCGGGCACGCGTGGGGTGCCCCGCTCGGCGACGAGCCGCGGCGGGTCCTGCGCGACGCCGGCCACGTCGACGCCGTGGAGATCGACCCGGCCCTGACCGTGCAGCGGCACCTGCGGACGGTGGGGGAGACGCTGCGTCGGATGCTGCCCGAGCGGATGCACGCCCCGGCCCAGCAGCACCTCGACCTGGCCCGTGAGGCGCCCGGCACCCACGAGTCGGCCGTCCTGGAGCGGCTGGCAGAGCTGGTCGTGGGGGCCTGCCACCCCTCCTCGGCGTACGACGTCGTCGTGGTGGACACGGCGCCGACCGGTCACACGCTGCGGCTGATGGCGCTGCCGGAGCGACTCACGTCGTGGACCGAGGCGCTGCTGGCCAACCGCGACCGCTCCGAGCGCTTCGGGGCCGCGCTGCGCGGCCTCGGGGCCGGTGAGGAGCACGTCGACCGCGACGCCGAGCTGCGCCGGGTGCTGCTGCGCCGACGCGACCGGTTCGCCGCGCTGCACGAGCTGCTGGTCGACCCGGCCCGGGCCGGGTTCTGGCTGGTCACGACCGCCGAGCGACTCCCCGTCGCCGAGACCCAGGCCCTGCACACCCAGCTGCGTGCGCTGGGCATCCCGGTCCGACGGTTGCTGGTCAACCGACGCTCGCCCGCGGACGGTGCGGTGCTCACCGCCCGGCGGGCCGTCGAGGAGCAGCACCTCGCCGTGCTGCGCGAGGCCGTCCCCGGCGTACCCCTCACCGAGGTCCCGCTCCTCCCCGGCGACCTCACCGGCGAGACCGCCCTCGCCGCCCTGGCCGAGCACCTGGGCGGCTGA
- a CDS encoding YgaP family membrane protein: protein MNLDRAVLALAGTITLVSALLAALVSPWWLLLTAFVGLNLLQSSVTGFCPAAAVFRRLGLSSGCAFR, encoded by the coding sequence ATGAACCTCGACCGTGCCGTGCTCGCCCTCGCGGGCACCATCACCCTGGTCAGCGCCCTGCTGGCTGCCCTGGTCTCACCGTGGTGGCTGCTGCTCACCGCGTTCGTGGGGCTCAACCTGCTGCAGTCCAGCGTCACCGGGTTCTGCCCCGCGGCCGCGGTCTTCCGCCGGCTCGGGCTGAGCAGCGGGTGCGCGTTCCGCTGA
- a CDS encoding MMPL family transporter yields MTSTAPHPPSTPSRVPNGPGPLGRLGTWVLDHRRLVAAVWALLIVGLGIFAPRVEHDLSGAGWQADGSDSVAARDLAVEHFGGNASSAIQVVVRSSDGPVTEGEGAEVIAEVTALLEEDPRIATIVPPQPGATLSQDGDTGVVLAGAGADTNEMVRAATDLKEELAALSTDTVEVTPTGSSLLWSDFNDANLEAMLKSELMSWPVTLAILVLAFGALVAAGLPLILTLAGLVASAGSLVLINQLVPVSIWAMNFAMMFALALGIDYALFLVVRYRAARAAHPGPEGVRWAVAQTMDTAGKAVLLSGLTVLISLSAVMLVPSPSFRSMAGGIMLSVVFVLGATLTLLPLVLGWLDDRINRFSLPWSRSGEHRSPRFAAWGERLWARPWTWGLVSLLVLLALAAPILGLKTAMPSIKVLPEDASARVGYDVVQAELGEGAPGAIGVVVDSDQAAATLKVLADDPGLAGVLPGMKAADGADLEMFTAVPTVDPSDPELAQTVDRLRADLPSSALVGGAAVENLDLKSQLDESTPIVVAVVLALGFLLLLVALQAPLISLLGTLVSLLSTAAAFGVARLVFQEGYGADLLGFESQGFLDAWAPVFFFAMIFAIAMDYTVFLLASAKEHYERSGDPHEAMVGSLAHSGRVIFAAGAVMVAVFFTFALSGPIPPKEMGIVLGVAVLLDAFLVRLVLLPVLLRLTGRAAWWSPAWLRRVLPTISFAHD; encoded by the coding sequence ATGACCAGCACCGCCCCCCACCCACCCTCGACCCCCTCACGGGTCCCCAACGGACCGGGTCCGCTCGGCCGCCTGGGCACGTGGGTGCTCGACCACCGCCGCCTCGTCGCCGCGGTGTGGGCCCTGCTCATCGTCGGCCTGGGCATCTTCGCCCCCCGGGTCGAGCACGACCTCTCCGGCGCCGGGTGGCAGGCCGACGGGTCGGACTCCGTCGCGGCCCGCGACCTGGCCGTCGAGCACTTCGGGGGCAACGCCTCCTCGGCGATCCAGGTGGTCGTGCGCTCCAGCGACGGTCCGGTGACCGAGGGCGAGGGGGCCGAGGTCATCGCCGAGGTCACCGCACTGCTCGAGGAGGACCCGCGCATCGCGACGATCGTGCCGCCGCAGCCCGGGGCCACGCTGTCCCAGGACGGCGACACCGGCGTCGTGCTCGCCGGCGCCGGCGCCGACACCAACGAGATGGTGCGCGCGGCGACCGACCTGAAGGAGGAGCTCGCCGCGCTGTCCACCGACACCGTCGAGGTCACGCCCACCGGCTCCTCGCTGCTGTGGAGCGACTTCAACGACGCCAACCTCGAGGCCATGCTCAAGAGCGAGCTGATGTCGTGGCCGGTGACCCTGGCCATCCTCGTGCTGGCCTTCGGCGCCCTCGTGGCCGCCGGGCTCCCGCTCATCCTCACCCTCGCCGGGTTGGTCGCCTCCGCCGGCTCCCTGGTGCTCATCAACCAGCTGGTCCCCGTCTCCATCTGGGCCATGAACTTCGCGATGATGTTCGCCCTGGCCCTCGGCATCGACTACGCCCTGTTCCTCGTCGTCCGCTACCGCGCGGCCCGCGCCGCCCACCCCGGCCCCGAGGGCGTGCGCTGGGCCGTCGCCCAGACCATGGACACCGCCGGCAAGGCCGTCCTGCTCTCGGGTCTCACCGTGCTCATCTCCCTGTCGGCGGTGATGCTCGTGCCCTCGCCGTCCTTCCGGTCGATGGCCGGCGGGATCATGCTCTCGGTCGTCTTCGTGCTCGGCGCGACGCTGACGTTGCTGCCACTCGTGCTCGGCTGGCTCGACGACCGCATCAACAGGTTCTCGCTGCCCTGGTCGCGCTCCGGCGAGCACCGCTCGCCGCGGTTCGCGGCGTGGGGGGAGCGCCTGTGGGCACGCCCCTGGACGTGGGGGCTGGTCTCGCTGCTGGTGCTGCTGGCCCTGGCCGCGCCCATCCTCGGCCTGAAGACCGCCATGCCCTCGATCAAGGTGCTGCCGGAGGACGCGTCCGCGCGGGTCGGGTACGACGTCGTGCAGGCCGAGCTCGGCGAGGGTGCGCCCGGCGCCATCGGGGTCGTCGTCGACTCCGACCAGGCCGCTGCCACGCTGAAGGTGCTGGCCGACGACCCGGGGCTCGCCGGCGTACTCCCCGGGATGAAGGCGGCCGACGGCGCTGACCTGGAGATGTTCACCGCGGTCCCGACCGTCGACCCCTCCGACCCCGAGCTCGCCCAGACCGTGGACCGGCTCCGTGCCGACCTGCCGTCCTCGGCACTCGTCGGTGGTGCGGCCGTCGAGAACCTCGACCTGAAGTCGCAGCTGGACGAGTCGACGCCGATCGTCGTGGCCGTCGTGCTGGCGCTGGGCTTCCTGCTGCTGCTCGTCGCGCTGCAGGCCCCGCTGATCTCGCTGCTGGGCACCCTGGTGAGCCTGCTGTCGACCGCCGCGGCGTTCGGCGTGGCCCGCCTGGTCTTCCAGGAGGGGTACGGCGCGGACCTGCTCGGCTTCGAGAGCCAGGGCTTCCTCGACGCCTGGGCGCCGGTGTTCTTCTTCGCGATGATCTTCGCGATCGCGATGGACTACACGGTCTTCCTGCTGGCCTCGGCCAAGGAGCACTACGAGCGCTCGGGTGACCCGCACGAGGCGATGGTCGGCTCGCTGGCCCACTCGGGCCGGGTGATCTTCGCCGCCGGCGCGGTGATGGTGGCGGTGTTCTTCACCTTCGCCCTCTCCGGCCCGATCCCGCCCAAGGAGATGGGCATCGTGCTCGGCGTCGCGGTCCTGCTCGACGCCTTCCTGGTCCGCCTGGTGCTGCTGCCGGTGCTGCTGCGTCTGACCGGCAGGGCCGCCTGGTGGTCGCCGGCCTGGCTGCGCCGGGTGCTGCCCACCATCTCCTTCGCCCACGACTGA
- a CDS encoding DUF302 domain-containing protein, which produces MTDTTSDGTPGYTLTARSPHDYDATVARVRELLGDAGFGVLTEIDLKATLKTKLDVDVAPQVILGACRPQLAHQALAADPSVAALLPCNVVVREEADGVVVEAFDPQVMISMTDAGQAVCEVAEDARARLQQMLAALADDGARTDGAG; this is translated from the coding sequence ATGACCGACACCACGTCCGACGGCACGCCCGGCTACACGCTCACCGCCCGCTCGCCGCACGACTACGACGCGACCGTCGCGCGGGTCCGCGAGCTGCTCGGCGACGCCGGCTTCGGCGTGCTCACCGAGATCGACCTCAAGGCCACCCTCAAGACCAAGCTCGACGTGGACGTGGCGCCCCAGGTGATCCTGGGCGCGTGCCGCCCGCAGCTGGCCCACCAGGCGCTGGCCGCCGACCCGTCGGTCGCCGCGCTGCTGCCGTGCAACGTGGTGGTGCGCGAGGAGGCCGACGGTGTCGTCGTCGAGGCCTTCGACCCGCAGGTGATGATCTCGATGACCGACGCGGGGCAGGCGGTCTGCGAGGTCGCCGAGGACGCCCGTGCCCGGCTGCAGCAGATGCTCGCCGCGCTCGCCGACGACGGGGCCCGCACGGACGGGGCGGGCTGA
- a CDS encoding metal-sensitive transcriptional regulator, producing MQLEATATKPVVTRMKRAHGHLARVIRMLEEGADCEDVLTQLAAVNKALSRAGFALVATGMEQCLLDGSDLDGAQRARMEKLFLSLA from the coding sequence ATGCAGCTCGAGGCCACGGCCACCAAGCCCGTCGTCACCCGGATGAAGCGGGCGCACGGTCACCTGGCCAGGGTGATCCGGATGCTCGAGGAGGGCGCGGACTGCGAGGACGTGCTCACCCAGCTCGCCGCGGTCAACAAGGCCCTCTCGCGCGCCGGGTTCGCCCTGGTCGCCACCGGCATGGAGCAGTGCCTGCTCGACGGCAGTGACCTCGACGGCGCCCAGCGCGCCCGGATGGAGAAGCTCTTCCTCTCCCTGGCCTGA
- a CDS encoding aldehyde dehydrogenase family protein translates to MTTVQDPRSDAAPAGEDRPTFEVRNPGTGDLVGTWPVQSEAEVEETVARARLAAEWWAEIGYAERRKRLDAFRGVIARRIHQLAHLVHDEMGKPHSDAFLEVALVLDHLAWAGKHAPKVLGQERRSTGLINANLKATVEHHPLGVIGVIGPWNYPVFTPMGSIVYALAGGNAVVFKPSEFTPGVGAWLVAAFAEVVPEHPVLQLVTGDGSTGAALCRAGVDKVAFTGSTATAKRVMATCAETLTPLVAECGGKDALIVDRDADLAAAADGAVWGGIANAGQTCIGVERIYVHQDVAAELARLLVERFDDLRAGADPAAAVGPITMPSQVRIIDQHVADAKAAGGRVLAGGAPTQGQVVQPTLLTDVPEDCAAVAEETFGPTLVLRAVRDMDEAVTLTNASRYHLGASVYGKADAERVARRIRSGMVSVNSVLAFAIVPTVPFGGVGDSGFGRIHGEEGLKEFCYSHSVVRQRWKAPLPLTSFARTAKHEETLGKIIALLHGGK, encoded by the coding sequence ATGACCACCGTCCAGGACCCCCGCTCCGACGCCGCGCCGGCCGGCGAGGACCGCCCCACCTTCGAGGTGCGCAACCCCGGCACCGGCGACCTCGTCGGCACCTGGCCGGTGCAGTCGGAGGCCGAGGTCGAGGAGACCGTCGCCCGGGCCCGGCTGGCCGCGGAGTGGTGGGCGGAGATCGGGTACGCCGAGCGCCGCAAGCGCCTCGACGCCTTCCGCGGCGTCATCGCGCGTCGCATCCACCAGCTGGCGCACCTCGTCCACGACGAGATGGGCAAGCCCCACAGCGACGCCTTCCTCGAGGTCGCCCTCGTCCTCGACCACCTGGCCTGGGCCGGCAAGCACGCGCCCAAGGTGCTCGGCCAGGAGCGGCGGTCCACCGGCCTGATCAACGCCAACCTCAAGGCCACCGTCGAGCACCACCCGCTGGGTGTCATCGGCGTGATCGGGCCGTGGAACTACCCCGTCTTCACCCCGATGGGCTCGATCGTCTACGCCCTGGCCGGCGGCAACGCCGTGGTCTTCAAGCCCAGCGAGTTCACCCCCGGCGTGGGCGCCTGGCTGGTGGCCGCCTTCGCGGAGGTGGTGCCCGAGCACCCCGTCCTGCAGCTCGTGACCGGCGACGGGTCGACCGGTGCGGCACTGTGCCGCGCGGGGGTCGACAAGGTCGCCTTCACCGGGTCGACCGCGACCGCGAAGCGGGTGATGGCCACCTGCGCGGAGACCCTCACGCCGCTCGTCGCCGAGTGCGGCGGCAAGGACGCGCTGATCGTGGACCGCGACGCCGACCTGGCAGCGGCAGCCGACGGCGCGGTGTGGGGCGGCATTGCCAACGCCGGGCAGACCTGCATCGGCGTCGAGCGCATCTACGTGCACCAGGACGTGGCCGCCGAGCTCGCGCGGCTGCTCGTCGAGCGCTTCGACGACCTGCGCGCCGGCGCCGACCCCGCCGCCGCGGTCGGGCCGATCACGATGCCCTCGCAGGTGCGGATCATCGACCAGCACGTCGCCGACGCGAAGGCCGCCGGCGGCCGGGTGCTGGCCGGCGGAGCACCCACGCAGGGCCAGGTGGTCCAGCCGACGCTGCTCACCGACGTACCCGAGGACTGCGCGGCCGTCGCCGAGGAGACCTTCGGCCCGACGCTGGTGCTGCGCGCGGTGCGCGACATGGACGAGGCCGTGACGCTGACCAACGCCTCGCGCTACCACCTCGGCGCCTCGGTGTACGGCAAGGCCGACGCCGAGCGCGTGGCCCGGCGGATCCGCTCGGGCATGGTGTCGGTGAACTCGGTCCTGGCCTTCGCGATCGTGCCCACCGTGCCGTTCGGCGGCGTGGGCGACTCCGGCTTCGGTCGGATCCACGGCGAGGAGGGGCTCAAGGAGTTCTGCTACTCCCACTCCGTGGTGCGCCAGCGCTGGAAGGCGCCGCTCCCGCTGACCTCCTTCGCCCGCACGGCCAAGCACGAGGAGACCCTCGGCAAGATCATCGCCCTGCTGCACGGGGGCAAGTAG
- a CDS encoding GMC family oxidoreductase N-terminal domain-containing protein — protein MAQQPSTPATYDYIVVGAGSAGAVVASRLSEDPTTSVLLLEAGPEAEALEISMPAAFPNLFKTRWDWDYATTPQPGLGGQRAYWPRMKALGGCSSMNAMMYVRGARADFDGWQRDFGAVGWSYADVLPYFVRGEANSRGADAFHGAGGPLHVEDRRYTHETTRAWLEAARMSGLAANDDFNGETQMGAGEYQVTCHRGRRWSTAEAYLGAEVRRRPNLTVRTGALATRVLLDGTRAVGVEHLVAGEVRSAWADAEVVLSGGAINTPQLMMLSGIGPADHLRAHGLDVVLDAPSVGGNLHDHVVAPLVWSTTAKDLAVDHVNPARLVQWQATGRGPLSSNVGETGAFVTTRGGLEGPDIQFIAAPTGFYDNGMHEATVRSLTAGVVLVDVASRGRLSLRGSDPRWKPGMDPAYYADPTDRAAMLAGVRQAVDIARQGPLASIITGARLHHGEDEASLQEFVSRWSQTLYHPVGTCAMGTHDDAVVDPELKVRGIEGLRVADASVMPRITRGNTNAPTIMIGEKAADLLRGTSLPAAAVPAPRTTTRTQEMSR, from the coding sequence GTGGCCCAGCAACCCTCCACCCCCGCGACCTACGACTACATCGTGGTCGGGGCCGGCAGCGCCGGCGCCGTCGTCGCCTCCCGGCTCAGCGAGGACCCCACCACCTCGGTGCTGCTGCTCGAGGCGGGTCCGGAGGCCGAGGCGCTCGAGATCTCGATGCCCGCCGCCTTCCCGAACCTGTTCAAGACCCGCTGGGACTGGGACTACGCCACGACCCCCCAGCCCGGCCTGGGCGGGCAGCGCGCCTACTGGCCGCGCATGAAGGCGCTCGGCGGCTGCTCGTCGATGAACGCGATGATGTACGTCCGCGGCGCCCGGGCCGACTTCGACGGCTGGCAGCGCGACTTCGGCGCGGTCGGCTGGTCCTACGCCGACGTGCTGCCCTACTTCGTCCGCGGCGAGGCCAACTCCCGCGGCGCCGACGCCTTCCACGGCGCCGGCGGCCCCCTGCACGTCGAGGACCGCCGCTACACCCACGAGACCACGCGGGCCTGGCTGGAGGCCGCCCGGATGTCGGGACTGGCGGCCAACGACGACTTCAACGGCGAGACGCAGATGGGAGCAGGGGAGTACCAGGTCACCTGCCACCGCGGCCGGCGCTGGTCGACCGCGGAGGCCTACCTCGGCGCCGAGGTGCGCCGCCGCCCCAACCTGACGGTCAGGACCGGGGCGCTGGCCACCCGCGTGCTCCTGGACGGGACCCGCGCGGTCGGCGTGGAGCACCTGGTCGCCGGCGAGGTGCGGTCGGCGTGGGCCGACGCGGAGGTGGTGCTCAGCGGCGGTGCGATCAACACCCCGCAGCTGATGATGCTCTCCGGCATCGGTCCGGCCGACCACCTGCGCGCCCACGGCCTCGACGTCGTCCTGGACGCCCCGAGCGTCGGCGGCAACCTCCACGACCACGTGGTCGCCCCCCTGGTGTGGTCGACCACCGCCAAGGACCTCGCGGTGGACCACGTGAACCCCGCGCGGCTCGTGCAGTGGCAGGCGACGGGTCGCGGACCGCTCAGCTCCAACGTCGGTGAGACCGGTGCCTTCGTCACCACCCGCGGGGGCCTCGAGGGTCCCGACATCCAGTTCATCGCGGCTCCCACCGGCTTCTACGACAACGGCATGCACGAGGCCACCGTCCGTTCGCTGACCGCCGGGGTGGTCCTGGTCGACGTCGCCAGCCGCGGCCGGCTGTCGTTGCGCGGCAGCGATCCGCGCTGGAAGCCGGGGATGGACCCGGCCTACTACGCCGACCCCACCGACCGCGCCGCGATGCTGGCCGGTGTCCGGCAGGCTGTCGACATCGCCCGGCAGGGGCCGTTGGCCTCGATCATCACCGGCGCCCGCCTGCACCACGGCGAGGACGAGGCATCGCTGCAGGAGTTCGTCTCTCGGTGGTCCCAGACGCTCTACCACCCGGTCGGCACCTGCGCCATGGGCACCCACGACGACGCCGTCGTCGACCCGGAGCTGAAGGTGCGCGGCATCGAGGGCCTGCGCGTCGCCGACGCCTCGGTCATGCCCCGCATCACCCGCGGCAACACCAACGCCCCGACCATCATGATCGGCGAGAAGGCCGCCGACCTGCTGCGCGGTACCTCGCTGCCCGCCGCCGCCGTGCCCGCGCCCCGCACCACCACCCGCACCCAGGAGATGAGCCGATGA
- a CDS encoding helix-turn-helix domain-containing protein, whose translation MAQEADAGSDAGSDAQAQEQIVAWVQAYAARTARRSELDAFVTRVDDTIMAAIPEIARDPALVLDLHASTRAQFQIFLSLLERPAQEVLLPPQAVDLALSLARRQLDLGVLLQVYRSASSAVWEYFTEVVRTADTEGLDRTDLLVYLWSHGGAWINGAVEQLIGVFSAEREATLQGAIARRSEVVHAILRGEQVSLTEATTALGHPVRDQHTAVVLWEDGEAAAPDVLTRLSVVVNGLGADLAASVLSIPAGRAEVWAWLTSRQPIGATAVRAAVTELLQGRGEDDGSPAGAAWRIAVGCPGAGVAGLRHSHREAVDAQRHALGVASDARWTAYADVELAALVAGNEAGARRLVERELGGLADPDPSLDRLRETVAAFLAHGASVELAAAELFVHKNTVRYRVARAEELLGHPLSQRRTEVAVALACLERFGTGTGGWFSPRPG comes from the coding sequence GTGGCGCAGGAGGCGGACGCGGGGTCGGACGCGGGGTCGGACGCGCAGGCGCAGGAGCAGATCGTGGCGTGGGTCCAGGCCTATGCCGCCCGGACCGCACGCCGCAGCGAGCTCGACGCCTTCGTGACCCGCGTGGACGACACGATCATGGCGGCGATCCCCGAGATCGCCCGGGACCCGGCGCTGGTGCTCGACCTGCACGCCAGCACCCGCGCGCAGTTCCAGATCTTCCTCAGCCTGCTGGAGCGCCCGGCGCAGGAGGTGCTGCTCCCTCCGCAGGCGGTCGACCTCGCGCTCTCCCTGGCCCGACGCCAGCTCGACCTCGGCGTGCTGCTGCAGGTCTACCGGAGCGCGTCGTCGGCGGTGTGGGAGTACTTCACCGAGGTGGTGCGCACCGCCGACACCGAGGGCCTGGACCGCACCGACCTGCTGGTCTACCTGTGGAGCCACGGCGGGGCGTGGATCAACGGCGCCGTCGAGCAGCTGATCGGTGTGTTCTCCGCGGAGCGGGAGGCCACCTTGCAGGGGGCGATCGCGCGCCGCAGCGAGGTCGTCCACGCGATCCTGCGGGGCGAGCAGGTGAGCCTCACCGAGGCCACCACCGCCCTGGGTCACCCCGTCCGCGACCAGCACACCGCCGTCGTGCTCTGGGAGGACGGCGAGGCTGCCGCGCCGGACGTCCTCACCCGACTCTCGGTGGTCGTCAACGGGCTCGGCGCCGACCTCGCGGCGAGCGTCCTGAGCATCCCGGCCGGGCGGGCCGAGGTGTGGGCCTGGCTGACCTCGCGCCAACCGATCGGTGCCACAGCGGTGCGCGCCGCCGTGACCGAGCTCCTGCAGGGCCGCGGCGAGGACGACGGGTCGCCGGCAGGCGCGGCCTGGCGGATCGCGGTCGGCTGCCCGGGCGCCGGGGTCGCGGGGCTGCGGCACTCCCACCGGGAGGCCGTCGACGCACAGCGTCACGCGCTGGGCGTCGCCTCCGATGCGCGGTGGACGGCGTACGCCGACGTGGAGCTGGCCGCGCTGGTGGCCGGCAACGAGGCGGGGGCCCGCCGGCTCGTGGAGCGTGAGCTGGGTGGGCTGGCCGACCCGGACCCCTCGCTGGACCGGCTGCGGGAGACGGTGGCCGCGTTCCTGGCGCACGGGGCCTCGGTCGAGCTGGCCGCGGCCGAGCTCTTCGTGCACAAGAACACCGTGCGCTACCGCGTGGCTCGCGCCGAGGAGCTGCTCGGTCACCCTCTCTCGCAGCGGCGTACCGAGGTCGCCGTCGCGCTGGCCTGCCTGGAACGGTTCGGGACCGGGACGGGGGGATGGTTCAGCCCGCGGCCAGGCTGA